Below is a genomic region from Flavobacterium ginsengisoli.
CACATCAAATTAACTCCTCTATAATATCTAGAGAACAATACGGAATTCTGAAAGATTACTACAAAGAAATGATCACAAAACAGACTGAAAAAATAGTTTTAAAACGTATTTAATTATGTTGCGATTTCTCCTAGTTTGTATTCCCTTTTTTTGGAGTACAATGACAATTCAAGCTCAAAATTATGAATTAGGCAAAGTAACAATTGCAGAATTAAAAGAGAAAGTTCATCCTAAAGATAGCAGCGCACCCGCTGCTATCTTGTTTAAAAAAGGAAGGACTTATTTTGGTTATAACAAAGATGTTGGGTTTTATGCCAATCATGTCTGTGAGGTAAAAATCAAAATTTATAAAAAAGAAGGTTTAAGCTGGGCCGACCAGAAAGTGCGTTTTTATATTGGTTATGAAAAATTAAATGAGGACCGTTTAGAATTTTCTGAAGCGGTTACGTATAATTTGGAAAACGGAAACATTGTAAAAACTAAATTAGACAATCAAGGAACATTCAAAAATAAAATTAATCAATACTGGAAAGAAAAGACTATTACATTGCCAAATGTAAAAGTAGGTTCTGTTATTGAATACAAGTATGTTTTAAGATCTGAGAATCTTGGGAAATTTCCAGATTTTGATATTCAGTTTAATATTCCGGTAGACTATTTTTATTATAAAACTCAAATTCCAGAATTTTATATTTATAAACCAATTTTAATTGGAGGAATTCCACTCGAAACAGAATCTAAATTCACAAATGGCAGTCAGAGTTTTGATAACGCTTATAGTCAGACAAGCTCATTTAGCTATAAACAAATTGAAACCTTTTATACAGGAAAAGATGTTCCTGCTTTAAAAGAGGAACCATACATTAATAATCTCGAAAATTATCGCGGAAGCATTCAGCAAGAACTAGAGAGAGTTCGACTTCCAGATCAGCCTATAAAAGATTACAGTTTAACATGGGAAGGGGTAGCAAAAACTATTTTTAAAGATGATAGTTTTGGTAAACAGCTTAATCAAGCCTCTTTATTTACAGATGACTTAAATAAATTGCTGCCAAATGTAGAGGATAAAAATGAAAGATTAAATCTGATTTTTACTTATGTCAAAAACCGAATGAATTGGAATGAGATTAATAGTTGCTACACAGAAAAAGGAGTCGAAAAAGCGTATAAAGATCAGACAGGAAATGTTGCTGAAATTAATTTTATTTTGATAAATATGCTTCGTGCGGCTGGTATAGAAGCCAATCCTGTTTTGGTAAGCACAATTCAAAACGGACTTCCGGTTTATCCAACAAGAACAGGATTTAATTATGTTATAGCAGCAGCCGAAATTGATGGTAAAAGAATTCTTCTAGATGCATCTCATAAACTCACAGCTCCCAATATTTTACCATTAAATGTATTAAATTGGAAAGGAAGGCTGATCAAAAAAGATGGAGCTTCTGAGGAAATCGAATTAGATCCAATAATACTATCTAAAGAAATTTATAGTCTTATAGTTAAAATACATCCCGATGGTAAAATGAATGGCCAAGGCAGGATTCAACACACAGATTACGATGCTTACAGTTTTAGAGTAGAAAACAATGCAAAATCAGAAGACGCTTATCTTGAAAAATTTGAAAATAGATTGGGAGGTTTGTCTGTCTCAAATTATAAAATAGAGAATCAGAAGTCAAATTTAGATCAATCGGTTATAGAGACTTTTTCTTTTGATTCAAGCAGCCGTTCAGATATTATTGAAGGGAAGATTTTCGTAAATCCTCTATTGTTTTTTACTCAAAGTAAAAATCCGTTCAATCAGGAAAAAAGACAAATGCCTGTCTATTTTGGATATAAAAACTTAGAAAAGTTCAATTTTAATATTGAAATACCGCAAGGATATACTGTAGAATCACTTCCAAAACCAGTCAGAATAGCATCAGAGGACAAGAAGATGTCCTTTATCTTAAATTTTTCGGCTACAGAAAACAAAATTCAAATTGTGAGCCAAAAAGAAATCAACAGTAGTATTTTTGCGACTGAGGATTACAGAATGATAAAAGAGTTTTTTCAGAAGATGATCGTAAGCCAAAATGAAAAAATAATTCTTAAAAAGATATAAAAGATGGATTTGAAAAATGCACAGTTAGATGTTGATACTTGGATAAAAGAACACGGAGTTCGTTACTTTAACGAATTGACTAATATGGCGCAGCTAACCGAAGAAGTTGGTGAAGTTGCCAGAATTATTGCTCGTCGTTATGGAGAACAATCTGAAAAAGAAAGCGATAAAAACAAAGATTTAGGAGAAGAACTTGCAGATGTTGTTTTTGTTGTGCTATGTTTGGCAAATCAGACAGGAATTGATTTACAGGCTGCTTTTGACAAAAAAATGGATCTAAAATCGGTTAGAGATAAAGATCGTCATAAAAACAATGATAAATTGAAATAATTGTGAAATATCGCTCATAAGTTTTGAATTATGAGTTTTGAATTTTGAATTATGAATGTGGAGTGGTAAATTGCGGGGCTGAATTATGTTTCTAATTATTCATAATTCATAAGTCACAACTTACAATAAAAAAAATGAATTTAAAACTAAGCACGAATTCAATATTTACTATTGATGATTCGCAACTAAATATTACAGGTTCAAAAAGTGAAACGAACCGTTTATTGTTATTAAAAGCATTATTTCCAAATATCACTTTAGCCAATACTTCAAACTCTGATGACAGCGAAGTGATGCAAAAAGCTTTAGCAGGAAATGACGAAATTGTAGATATTCATCACGCTGGAACTGCAATGCGTTTCTTAACTGCTTATTTTTCGGTTAACGAAGGAAGAGAAGTAGTCTTGACAGGTTCTAGCAGAATGCAGGAGCGTCCAATTAAAATTTTGGTTGATACTTTAAGACAATTGGGTGTTGAGATTTCTTATGAAAAAGAAGAAGGATATCCGCCAATTCGAATTAAAGGAAAAAAAGTTACGGCTTCAAAAGTAAACTTGGCGACAAATGTGAGCGACCAATATATTTCGGCTCTTTTATTAGTGGCTTCAAAATTAGATAATGGTTTAGAATTGACTCTAGAAGGAGAAATTACTTCGATTCCGTATATCAAAATGACTTTGGCATTGCTTAATGATTTAGATATTAAAACAAGTTTTGAAGGAAACGTAATCAAAGTTTATCCAAAAGAAACTGTTGAATCAAAAGAAATGGTTGTAGAATCTGACTGGAGTTCGGCTTCTTATTTCTTTAGTCTTGTGGCTTTGGCAGATGCTTGCAAAAATAACTTTAAGCAGTTATAAAGAAAACAGTCTTCAAGGAGATTCTGAATTAGTTTCTCTTTATGAAAAAATGGGAGTGAAAACTACTTTCCAAAACAACAAAATGACTTTGGAGAAAGTTTCTGGATTCAATTACGAAGACATAAATTTTGAATTGAACAATACACCAGATATCGCTCAAACAATCGTAGTAACTTGTTTAGGTTTAGGAATTGGATGCCATTTGACAGGTCTTCATACTTTAAAAATTAAAGAAACAGACCGACTAGAAGCTTTAAAAGTTGAGCTTACAAAATTAGGAGCTAATATTTCTGTGACTAATGATAGTTTGACTTTAGAACGTTCTGAAAAAATAAATCACGATGTTCATATTGCAACTTACAACGATCACCGTATGGCAATGGCTTTTGCACCTTTAGCAATAAAAGTTCCAATTATTATTGATGATGCCGAAGTAGTTTCTAAATCATACCCAGATTTTTGGAATGATTTAAAAGCCTTGAATTTTCAAATCTCAGAATTGTAATTTTTGAACCATATAAGTTCATTTAAATTAAAGTTCGATAAAACATAGCCTCTGGTTTTAACCAGAGGCTTTTTTATTTGTGAATTTGATTGTACTCATAAAGTTTGTCATTTCGGCGAAGGAGAAATCTCCACAAGAAGCTCTACAAAGATTAGCTTATTGGAATGGAGTTACTTACTAAGATTTCTCCTTCGTCGAAATGACAATAATATGTTGAAAATCTTTTTTATAGAAAAAAAGCACTTTTAACGCATCTCGAAACCTCACAAAATCAAGGACTTTTGAAAATAAACGTCAAAACACTTGACAACGCCTATCTCACAATCGTATATTTGCAACCGATTTAAAATTTTAGATAAACAAATCTAAAAACGACACTCTAAAATCAACAATTCAAATATGAAATTATCACACTTCAATTTCAATTTACCGAAAGAACTTTTGGCTGAATTCCCAGCAGAAAATAGAGATGAATCTCGTTTAATGGTAATTGACCGTAAAAAAAACACTATCGAACATAAAATGTTTAAAGACGTTATCAACTATTTTGATGACGGAGACGTTTTAATTCTAAATAATACAAAAGTTTTTCCTGCACGTTTGTACGGAAACAAAGAAAAAACTGGAGCTAGAATTGAAGTTTTCTTATTAAGAGAATTAAATTCAGAGCAACGCCTTTGGGACGTTTTAGTAGATCCAGCTAGAAAAATCCGTATTGGTAACAAACTTTATTTTGGTGATGATGATTCATTAGTTGCTGAGGTAATCGACAATACAACTTCTCGTGGTAGAACATTACGTTTCTTATACGATGGTTCTTATGAAGAATTCAGAAACAAATTGACAGAACTTGGAGAAACTCCAATTCCTAAATACATCAATAGAGACGTTACTCCAGAAGATGCAGAAAGATACCAAACAATCTATGCAAAAGAAGAAGGAGCTGTAGCGGCGCCAACTGCTGGTTTACACTTTTCTAAGCACCTTTTGAAAAAATTAGAAATCAAAGGAGTGAACTTTGCTGAAGTAACTTTACACGTAGGTTTAGGAACTTTTAACCCAGTTGAGGTTGAAGATTTATCTAAACACAAAATGGATTCTGAGGAATTGATTATTACTCAAGAAGCTTGTGATATTGTAAACGAAGGAAAAGCAAAGAAAAAACGTATTTGTGCTGTAGGAACAACTTCTATGCGCGCAATTGAAAGTTCTGTTTCTTCTGCAAATACTTTGAATCCATACGAAGGGTGGACGAATAAATTTATTTTCCCTCCTCACGATTTCAGTATTGCAAACTGTATGATTACAAACTTCCACACACCAAAATCAACATTATTGATGATGATTTCTGCTTTCTGTGGACATGATTTAATGAAAAAAGCATACGACGAAGCAATCAAAGAAGGATACAAATTCTATTCTTACGGAGACGCGATGTTAATTCTTTAATTAGAACTTATAGTATAATAAGACCCGACTAGTTTTTATAACCTGTCGGGTTTTTTATTTGTTTCAAGTTTCAGGTTTCAAGTTTGGCATTCGTTGAGAAATTTTAAACGCAAAGAGCGTAAAGTTTTTTTGCTCAGTATGTGTTTACCAGAAACAAAAGAACGCAAAGCTTTGCGAACTTAGCGTTTATAAACGTTAGCCTTGATAAAAAAAGACTTTGCGCTCTTTGCGTTAAAAAACACACAAAGCATATCAATCTGAAACAAAACAAACAATTTTTGTTATTTTAGCAGACAAAACAAAAAAGACAATGACTTTTCAAAATACACGCGAATTTGCACGAGAGCTAGATTCGAAAGACGCATTAAACGATTATCAAGAACAATTTATTTTTCCTAAAGTAAATGATAAACGAGTAATCTATTTTACTGGAAACTCTTTAGGATTACAACCAAAACGTACCAAAGCTTATATAGATGAAGTAATGAACGATTGGGCAGAGCTAGCTGTCGAAGGTCATTTTTATGCTGAAAAACCTTGGTGGGATTATCAAGAAAGATTTGCTGAACCATTGAGTAAAATTGTGGGTGCACTTCCATCAGAAGTTACGGTGATGAATACTTTGACTGTAAATCTTCATTTATTAATGGTTTCTTTTTATCAGCCAAAAGGGAAACGTTATAAAATTATCTGTGAAGAAAAAGCTTTTCCATCAGATCAATATATGTTTCAAAGTCAGGTGAATTTTCACGGATACAAACCAGAAGATGCAATTGTAGAAATTAAACGTAGAGAAGGAGAACATAATATTCGTCTGGAAGATGTTTTAGCCAAAATTGAAGAAGTTGGGGATGAATTGGCTTTGGTTTTAATTGGTGGAGTGAACTATTATACAGGGCAAGTTTTTGATATTAAAACCATAACTGCTGCAGGACAAAAAGTTGGAGCAAAAGTAGGTTGGGATTTGGCTCACGCTGCTGGAAATATCAAATTAGAACTTCACGATTGGAATGTAGATTTTGTCGCTTGGTGCAGTTATAAATATATGAATTCGGGTCCAGGAAATGCTTCGGGTTGTTTTGTTCATGAAAAACATCATAACTCAGATTTGCCAAGATTTGCAGGTTGGTGGGGACACAATAAAGAACGCCGTTTTAAAATGGAACCAACTTTTGATCCAGTTCACGGAGCAGATGGATGGCAGATTAGTAATCTTCCAGTTCTGTCTTTAGCGCCATATTTAGCTTCAGTAGAAATGTTTGCTGAGGTTGGAATGGATGCATTAATCAAAAAACGTGATCATATTACTTCTTATCTAGAGTTTATTCTTCATGAAATTGATAAAGAAGTAGAAAGTACTTTTGAAATTATCACGCCTTCAAATCCAGAAGAAAGAGCTTCTCAATTATCGGTATTTTTGCACGGAGAAGGAAGAGCTTTATTTGATTATTTAATGAAAAACGGAGTTATTACAGATTGGCGTGAACCAAACGTAATTCGTCTGGCGCCTGTTCCTTTGTATTGTTCTTATGAAGACATGTATGATTTTGGGCAAATTCTAAAAAAAGGGATTTTAGGGAAATAAAAAATAATTTGGCAATCCCGATAGCTATCGGGGGCGAAGGCGCAAAGTTTTTTGAAGCCACAGATTAAAAGGATTAAAAAAGATTTTTTTCTCAATAGCCTTCAGCTTTAGCTGGGGGTATTAAAGATGAAGTTAAAGGGGCTTTAGCCAAACTAGTGCAGTTTGACTAAAGTCTTTTTCTTTTGATTACTTTTTCATCCAGCTAAAGCTGGACGCTATTAAATTTAAAAGATATAAAACTTTGCGTCTTCGCGCCTTTGTGAGATTAATTTCATTCAGCTTGAAAACTAAAACGCAGTGAGAAACCTCAAAAACTTCAAATCTTATAAACTTTCCAAAAAATTCTGTAATAATCATTATAGCAGATATTAAGAACTTTGTAATGTATAATTTTTTAAAACTTATGATCATGAAAGGCTTATATATTTTATTAACCGTGATATTTTTAACTTCTTGCCAAAATCAGAGCAAAGAAGATGTAAATAAAGCCAAGCAAGCCAGCATTGATTCAATGAAAGTTGAAATTAACAAACAGCGTGTTATCGATTCGATGAAGACTGAAATGGCGAAATTAAATGAGGAGAAAATCGAAGCTCAAAAAGAAAAAGTTATAGTAGTACATCAACAAGCAAATAGTGCAAGCAGCGCCGGCGGCGACACCTAAAAAGAAAGGCTGGAGTGCAACGGCTAAAGGTGCTGTAATTGGTGCAGGAGTTGGTGCAACAACTGGAGCAATTGTCAGTAAGAAAAAAGGCGAAGGCGCCATTATTGGTGGTTTAGCTGGAGCTGCAGTCGGAACTGGAACTGGAGCTGTTATTGATAGCAAAAACAAGAAGAAAGAATAATTGTATTTTAGAAATAAAAACAAACCCCAAATTAGAAATAATTTGGGGTTTTCAATTTTAAACCAACTCTGAAACGGGAATTTTAATACCAACTAATTCTGATTTACAAAAATCGAGTTGCTCTATATGACCTTTAAAGACTGTTGTCGATTCAAATAAATTTTTATAATATTCAATTCCATCTAACAGATTAGATTTAAAAGAATTCCATTTTTTAAGTTGAGCTGTTGTAAGTTCTCCAGAAACAGATTGAATTTCGTTTCTAAAATAAGTGACATACATTTTAAGCTCTTTTATAAACAAGTTTGGGCGCTCGGTTCTAATGATCGATTTTCCTTGATAAATATGATGAATCATATCTTTTAAAGAAACTTCTTGATCAAAATAAGCTAAGTTTGGGCCTGGACAAATTACAACGCCTTGCGCTTGACCTTTTATTTTTATATCATTTTCTAGATAAGAAGCATTGGCGAGACCAACACATAAACATGATTTTTCGGTGATTTTGATTTTGCTCTTCTCAAATTCATCATTAGATATTGAATCCTTTTTTGCTTCTAATTCTTCCAGTTTAATATCCTGATATTTTTTTGATGCCGTGCAAATTCCATGTGGGTCGTATTCTTTGCTCAATGCTAAAAATTTCTTCGGACAAGAACTTCCAGCTTTATTCTCATGAATTCGTTTTTGTTTTAAGAATTCGTTTGTAGTTCCTTTCAAAGTGTTGAATGGAACTCCCAAAGGTGAAATATTACTTAAGTAAAAATCATCTTCTTTGGCTTTCATCAATAAATTACGAGTTTCTTGATCTACTGATGTTGCTTCGGGAACTAATAAAAATGGCGAACCCCAACCTACAGAATCAACTTTATATTCGTCCAATAAAAACTCATGTTCTGCAGCAGTTCCAACACCGCCTTGAACGGTAATTTTTAATTCTAAAGGATTTTCAGGGAAATGCTGATTTTTGGCCTGTAAAGCTTTAATCATTAATTCGTGGGCAGATTGTATCAATTGATCTTTTTTCTGCTTGAATTCCTCTAAAATGGTGCCTAATAAAAGCCCGTCAGTTGCAAAGGCATGTCCGCCACAATTTAATCCCGATTCAATTCGATATTCAGAAACCCAAAGTCCTTTTTTTGCTAAGAAATTTCCCTGAATCATAGCCGATCTAAAATCGCTTACTTTTAAGATGATTTTCTTCTTTAGCTCATTATTTTCATTTGGAAAAAAATCTTTGAAGTTTTCAAAATAACCAAACAATCTCGGATTCATTCCTGCAGAAAGTACAACAGAAGATTCCAAATTACTATTTGCAAAACCTCTTAAAGCGGCATGAGCATCATTAAATTCAATTGGAAGCTGTTCGTTTTTGATGAAATTATCCTTGTCCAATTTTGTCATGATATTCACATCGATTTCACCAGGAAAAAGATGTGTTTCAATGTAATTTTGAATGTTTTCTTTAAAAGCAATTCCATCATCTAATAAATTCTGAAATCCTTTTTTAATATCAGAAGTATTTGGCGAGCATCGATACGAAATTTTCTAAAGCCGTTTTGCTTTCTGCCAATTCTGTTTTGAAGTTTTCGAATTTCTCTTTTACAATTTTATCGACTAAATTTAAATAAGAGGTAATTCTCTCAGCACGGTAATCATGAAATTTTTGAGTGATTTCTTCGTAAGGAATGTTGAATTTTGTGCTGTAAAAATTACGCATCTTTTCAATTAAATCATCGTCTGCGAGAGCCACAACCGATGAAATTCCATACTGCGCGACTCTAATCGGACTGTCTATCGTATAAGCCAATCCCATTACCGGAATATGAAAAGTATGCAGATTTTTTTTTGTCATTTGTATTCGGATTAAAATAGAAGCAAATGAAAAAAAATATTTCCTCCTAAAACCTGATAAATGTCAGGTTTGAAAGGGATTGCGGATACTGCAAAAAGATTGTCGCGAATTGCACAAATTTTCTCGATTTTTTCTTTTTTTCACAATACGGATAAAAAATTAGTGTCAATTTGTGCAATTCGTGGATAAAGAATAATATTCTAAATCAAAATCTTCTTCAAAGATTCTGCAATACTTCTCCACAAAAGGTTGTAGAACGATCTGTCTTGAAGTCTTTCTACTTCGATTTCTGCAGTTTTGGTCGCGTCTTTCGAATCGTTTTTTACCAGTAAATTGGCAACAGCCGTTTTAAGTTTTGCCTCTTTTTCAGGATTTTTCTTTTTGTATAATTTGACTTTCAGATCTTCATAATCTAAAGAGGCATTTCCTTTCGATCCGTTGTCGTTTCCATAAAAATTAAAACGGTATTTATTGAAAGTTCGGTAAAAGTACTGTTGATATAGGGTTTAGTGAATCTTGTCATAGCTCCAACATCAAAATTTGAAATCACACCTTGAATATGAAATCCGTCACTTTTGTCTAAAACATTAAAACTCCAATCGACATCAAGAGGAGAATTTTTCATGAAAATACATTTGACTTTGATTTTCACATCATCTGTTTTCTTCAAACCAAAACCACTTCTCAAATTAGTTGCTTGCAGATTAAATTTATCGAAAGTTAAAACTCCCGGACCTTTAGCAAAATCAAGTTCTTCTTCGTAAACCAATTTCGATTTCAAAACTTGTAAAGTGTCAACTTGAAGCGGAAATTTCAGATTTCGCAATAAATGATTGTAAAGGTATTTTTTGCTTGGATCGTCTTTCAACATTTTTCCGCGGTAAATATTAGCATCAAAATGGTGAATGACCAGTGAATTCGCTTTGAAATAAAACTGGTTATTTTTGAAACCCCAGTCCATTTTTGCGACTTGAGCCGAATCGAATTTTAAATTGTAAATATCTTTTTCTTTTTCAAGACGTTTTAGAAATTCTCTACGTTCAAATTGAGGAAGATTAGAGAAATTATTAATCTTTAAGAAATTCTTTTCGGTGCTTATTTTTCCAATATTGATGTAATAAAAACCATTTGGTCTGTAAAACAAACTGTCGCAAACGAGTGCATATTTTTTATATTGAATCGGAATTTTTTCTTTTAAAGTAGCATCCGTAATTAAAATGCCTTCCAGTTTTAAAAGTATTTTTTTATACTAAAAATCGGTTTATCTGTATCTAAAGAAACAACATCAACCGATCCTTCGTTGAGGTAAATATTAGAAACTGCAATAATTT
It encodes:
- the queA gene encoding tRNA preQ1(34) S-adenosylmethionine ribosyltransferase-isomerase QueA, producing MKLSHFNFNLPKELLAEFPAENRDESRLMVIDRKKNTIEHKMFKDVINYFDDGDVLILNNTKVFPARLYGNKEKTGARIEVFLLRELNSEQRLWDVLVDPARKIRIGNKLYFGDDDSLVAEVIDNTTSRGRTLRFLYDGSYEEFRNKLTELGETPIPKYINRDVTPEDAERYQTIYAKEEGAVAAPTAGLHFSKHLLKKLEIKGVNFAEVTLHVGLGTFNPVEVEDLSKHKMDSEELIITQEACDIVNEGKAKKKRICAVGTTSMRAIESSVSSANTLNPYEGWTNKFIFPPHDFSIANCMITNFHTPKSTLLMMISAFCGHDLMKKAYDEAIKEGYKFYSYGDAMLIL
- a CDS encoding DUF3857 domain-containing protein; this encodes MLRFLLVCIPFFWSTMTIQAQNYELGKVTIAELKEKVHPKDSSAPAAILFKKGRTYFGYNKDVGFYANHVCEVKIKIYKKEGLSWADQKVRFYIGYEKLNEDRLEFSEAVTYNLENGNIVKTKLDNQGTFKNKINQYWKEKTITLPNVKVGSVIEYKYVLRSENLGKFPDFDIQFNIPVDYFYYKTQIPEFYIYKPILIGGIPLETESKFTNGSQSFDNAYSQTSSFSYKQIETFYTGKDVPALKEEPYINNLENYRGSIQQELERVRLPDQPIKDYSLTWEGVAKTIFKDDSFGKQLNQASLFTDDLNKLLPNVEDKNERLNLIFTYVKNRMNWNEINSCYTEKGVEKAYKDQTGNVAEINFILINMLRAAGIEANPVLVSTIQNGLPVYPTRTGFNYVIAAAEIDGKRILLDASHKLTAPNILPLNVLNWKGRLIKKDGASEEIELDPIILSKEIYSLIVKIHPDGKMNGQGRIQHTDYDAYSFRVENNAKSEDAYLEKFENRLGGLSVSNYKIENQKSNLDQSVIETFSFDSSSRSDIIEGKIFVNPLLFFTQSKNPFNQEKRQMPVYFGYKNLEKFNFNIEIPQGYTVESLPKPVRIASEDKKMSFILNFSATENKIQIVSQKEINSSIFATEDYRMIKEFFQKMIVSQNEKIILKKI
- a CDS encoding YMGG-like glycine zipper-containing protein produces the protein MQAAPAATPKKKGWSATAKGAVIGAGVGATTGAIVSKKKGEGAIIGGLAGAAVGTGTGAVIDSKNKKKE
- the kynU gene encoding kynureninase produces the protein MTFQNTREFARELDSKDALNDYQEQFIFPKVNDKRVIYFTGNSLGLQPKRTKAYIDEVMNDWAELAVEGHFYAEKPWWDYQERFAEPLSKIVGALPSEVTVMNTLTVNLHLLMVSFYQPKGKRYKIICEEKAFPSDQYMFQSQVNFHGYKPEDAIVEIKRREGEHNIRLEDVLAKIEEVGDELALVLIGGVNYYTGQVFDIKTITAAGQKVGAKVGWDLAHAAGNIKLELHDWNVDFVAWCSYKYMNSGPGNASGCFVHEKHHNSDLPRFAGWWGHNKERRFKMEPTFDPVHGADGWQISNLPVLSLAPYLASVEMFAEVGMDALIKKRDHITSYLEFILHEIDKEVESTFEIITPSNPEERASQLSVFLHGEGRALFDYLMKNGVITDWREPNVIRLAPVPLYCSYEDMYDFGQILKKGILGK
- a CDS encoding nucleotide pyrophosphohydrolase, whose translation is MDLKNAQLDVDTWIKEHGVRYFNELTNMAQLTEEVGEVARIIARRYGEQSEKESDKNKDLGEELADVVFVVLCLANQTGIDLQAAFDKKMDLKSVRDKDRHKNNDKLK